From Virgibacillus ihumii, the proteins below share one genomic window:
- a CDS encoding GNAT family N-acetyltransferase: protein METIRETPWDKRNFNIDTYEILDYSEETLEKTDTLNGHFTIKVNPLENPELLLKHGFYYMDTLIEPVCQRKNLTIYQKNGTSISREYDWEQIAHIADEAFMHGRFHRDFHIPNHLADLRYANWVKDLQKQDNIFALKYNGQTVGFYGYVHDKVLLLGIKKDFRKLGLAKAFTSQGCLEQFNLGYDQLRTSISAANVASLNLFYALGFRLSDTVDVYHKLSGPGV from the coding sequence ATGGAAACAATACGTGAAACACCGTGGGATAAACGAAATTTCAATATTGACACTTATGAAATACTCGACTATTCAGAAGAAACACTCGAAAAAACAGACACGCTTAATGGACACTTCACCATTAAGGTCAATCCGCTGGAAAATCCGGAACTGCTTTTAAAACATGGATTTTATTACATGGATACATTAATCGAACCAGTTTGCCAGCGAAAAAATTTAACAATCTACCAAAAAAATGGAACATCTATCTCACGCGAATATGACTGGGAGCAAATTGCTCATATTGCCGATGAAGCATTCATGCACGGGCGATTCCATCGGGATTTTCACATCCCCAATCACTTGGCTGATCTGCGTTATGCGAACTGGGTAAAAGATCTGCAGAAGCAAGACAATATTTTTGCATTGAAATACAACGGCCAAACAGTAGGATTCTATGGGTATGTTCATGACAAAGTCCTGCTTCTTGGGATTAAAAAAGACTTCCGCAAACTAGGACTCGCCAAAGCGTTCACCAGTCAGGGGTGCCTGGAGCAATTCAACCTGGGTTATGACCAGCTCCGCACATCAATCTCAGCGGCTAATGTTGCATCCTTGAATCTTTTTTATGCACTGGGATTCAGGCTGTCAGATACTGTTGATGTGTACCATAAACTATCCGGTCCGGGCGTGTGA
- a CDS encoding glycosyltransferase family 2 protein — protein MGTGHPLISVVIPVYGCETCLEELSKRITETMKQIPAHFEIIFVNDASPDNAWQTIVQLAANDDRIKGIDLARNFGQHHAITAGLDYTAGDWIVVMDCDLQDKPEEIKTLYDKTQEGFEVVFGNRAVRQDNWFKRKTSQMFYRVYDYFTGRTSDHTIANFSISSKKVIDGFRRMREQNRFFPLFIQWMGYKTDTVKIEHCARMEGKSSYNIKKLVSLATDAIISQSNKPLRLSIQFGFLIALASFLYGLYLFIRYFFLAQPVQGWTSVMVSIYFIGGLVFFNFGVLGLYLGKVFNEAKARPLYLIRETTKDLKERR, from the coding sequence ATGGGAACAGGCCACCCTTTAATTTCCGTAGTTATCCCGGTTTACGGATGTGAAACCTGCTTAGAAGAGCTTAGCAAGCGAATTACAGAAACGATGAAACAAATACCAGCCCATTTTGAAATCATCTTTGTCAATGATGCCAGCCCCGACAATGCATGGCAAACCATCGTACAGCTTGCGGCCAATGATGATCGGATTAAAGGAATTGATCTGGCCAGAAACTTTGGACAGCATCATGCCATAACCGCCGGCCTAGACTATACTGCAGGTGACTGGATTGTCGTCATGGATTGTGATCTGCAGGATAAACCGGAAGAAATAAAAACATTGTACGATAAGACACAGGAAGGGTTTGAAGTTGTTTTCGGCAACAGGGCAGTAAGACAGGATAACTGGTTCAAACGCAAAACGTCACAAATGTTTTACCGGGTATATGATTATTTTACGGGGCGCACTTCTGACCATACCATTGCCAATTTCAGCATCAGTTCCAAAAAAGTTATCGATGGGTTCAGAAGAATGCGGGAGCAAAACCGCTTCTTTCCTTTGTTTATTCAATGGATGGGATACAAAACCGACACTGTAAAGATAGAACATTGTGCACGGATGGAAGGAAAATCTTCTTATAATATCAAGAAACTGGTATCCCTTGCAACGGACGCCATCATTTCTCAGTCCAATAAACCATTGCGCCTGTCGATTCAGTTTGGATTTTTAATTGCCCTCGCGTCCTTTTTATACGGATTGTATTTATTTATCCGGTATTTTTTCCTGGCACAGCCAGTACAGGGCTGGACCAGTGTCATGGTCTCCATTTACTTTATCGGCGGATTGGTTTTTTTCAATTTCGGTGTACTGGGACTTTATCTCGGTAAAGTCTTCAATGAAGCAAAAGCCCGTCCACTCTACCTCATACGGGAAACGACCAAAGACCTGAAAGAACGGAGATGA
- a CDS encoding tartrate dehydrogenase translates to MKHINIALIPGDGIGPEVVAEGVKVLKAIENLDDNLSFSFTEFPWGCEYYLQEGRMMADDGIEQLKTFDAIYLGAVGYPGVPDHISLWDLLLKIRKEFDQYVNLRPVTLLDESLTPLKSRTDKDIDFLVIRENSEGEYAGAGDRLYKGKPEEVVLQTGVFSRKGTERIIRYAYEEAKRTGKTLTSISKGNALNHSMVFWDEVFEEIGKEYPDVETSSYLVDAASLYFVNDPGRFEVVVTSNLFGDILTDLGAALTGGLGLATGANVNPEKEFPSMFEPVHGSAPDIAGKGLANPLAAIWSVSQMLDFFDEERWGAIVLEVIREIIKEKDNLTPDLGGKASTADVGGRIVSLLENRKQ, encoded by the coding sequence ATGAAGCATATCAATATAGCGTTGATTCCGGGTGATGGAATTGGACCGGAAGTCGTAGCAGAAGGAGTTAAAGTATTAAAAGCAATTGAAAATTTAGATGATAATCTTTCTTTCTCATTTACCGAATTTCCGTGGGGGTGTGAGTATTATCTGCAGGAAGGCAGAATGATGGCTGATGATGGAATCGAGCAGTTGAAAACATTTGATGCCATCTACCTGGGTGCTGTCGGCTATCCTGGTGTACCGGATCACATTTCACTTTGGGATTTGCTGTTGAAAATCCGGAAAGAATTTGATCAATATGTAAATCTTCGTCCAGTAACACTTTTGGATGAATCGTTAACACCATTGAAATCCCGAACCGATAAAGATATTGATTTTCTTGTGATCCGTGAAAACAGTGAAGGTGAGTACGCGGGTGCCGGTGACCGGTTATATAAAGGAAAGCCGGAAGAAGTCGTTTTGCAGACTGGAGTGTTTTCCCGCAAAGGTACAGAGCGGATTATCCGTTATGCCTATGAGGAAGCAAAACGTACCGGAAAAACTCTCACAAGCATCAGCAAAGGCAATGCTTTGAACCATTCAATGGTTTTCTGGGATGAGGTTTTTGAAGAGATTGGCAAAGAGTATCCGGATGTTGAAACCTCCTCCTATCTTGTCGATGCCGCAAGTCTGTATTTCGTCAATGATCCTGGCAGGTTTGAAGTTGTTGTCACATCCAATCTTTTCGGCGATATTTTAACAGACCTTGGTGCTGCATTGACAGGCGGGCTGGGACTGGCAACCGGAGCAAACGTGAATCCTGAAAAAGAATTCCCATCCATGTTCGAGCCTGTACATGGATCAGCACCGGATATTGCCGGAAAAGGACTTGCCAATCCGCTTGCTGCAATCTGGTCGGTCAGTCAGATGCTCGATTTTTTTGATGAGGAACGATGGGGCGCGATAGTCCTTGAGGTCATCCGGGAAATTATTAAGGAAAAAGACAACTTGACCCCGGATCTTGGCGGAAAAGCATCGACTGCAGATGTTGGCGGCAGAATTGTCAGTTTGCTGGAGAACAGAAAACAATAG
- the rffA gene encoding dTDP-4-amino-4,6-dideoxygalactose transaminase: MIPFNKPCYVGDEDKTISKALQHNKLSGNGSFGKICTDWLENQLNCEKALLTPSCTAALEMTALLIDAGQGDEIIMPSYTFVSTANAFALRGASIRFVDVDPATMNISPSAIKEAITSKTKAIVVVHYAGVSCDMDTVMDIAQRDNLWVIEDAAQGLMSSFRGKPLGTIGHFGTISFHETKNYTCGEGGALIINDIDMIERAEILQEKGTNRQQFFRGMVDKYSWRDIGSSYLLSDINAAYLSVQLHNAKHILSDRMYSWDKYFNALCDLDEIGIPFIPDSCTHNAHMFYIKTDEAHGLIDFLAKNDIMAVTHYVPLHSSYAGQIYGEMAGRDQHTTRESERIVRLPLYYGMGEETVDYVASHVKSYFRS, encoded by the coding sequence ATGATTCCGTTTAACAAGCCATGTTATGTGGGGGACGAGGACAAAACAATCAGCAAAGCACTGCAGCATAATAAACTTTCCGGAAACGGTTCTTTTGGAAAAATATGTACCGACTGGCTGGAGAATCAGCTGAATTGTGAAAAAGCACTGCTTACACCATCATGCACAGCGGCACTGGAAATGACCGCACTGCTCATTGATGCAGGGCAAGGTGATGAAATTATTATGCCGTCCTATACTTTTGTATCTACTGCAAATGCATTTGCGCTAAGAGGAGCGTCGATCCGGTTTGTTGATGTGGATCCGGCGACAATGAATATCTCTCCTTCAGCAATTAAAGAGGCAATTACCAGCAAAACAAAAGCAATCGTTGTCGTCCATTATGCTGGTGTATCCTGTGATATGGACACTGTAATGGATATTGCCCAGCGTGACAATCTATGGGTGATAGAAGATGCAGCACAAGGGTTAATGAGTTCGTTTAGGGGAAAACCGCTCGGCACTATCGGCCATTTCGGCACCATCAGTTTTCATGAAACAAAAAACTACACATGTGGTGAAGGTGGTGCTTTAATTATCAATGATATCGATATGATCGAACGGGCCGAAATATTACAGGAAAAAGGAACAAACCGTCAGCAGTTTTTTCGGGGAATGGTCGACAAGTACTCCTGGCGGGATATCGGATCCTCCTATCTCCTAAGCGACATCAATGCAGCCTATTTATCTGTACAACTGCACAACGCCAAACATATTTTGTCCGACCGGATGTATTCCTGGGATAAATATTTTAACGCTCTTTGTGACTTAGATGAAATCGGCATTCCCTTTATTCCGGACAGTTGCACACATAATGCCCATATGTTTTATATCAAAACGGATGAGGCGCATGGACTGATTGACTTTCTGGCCAAGAACGATATTATGGCCGTTACCCATTATGTACCGCTTCATTCTTCATATGCCGGACAAATATACGGTGAAATGGCAGGCAGGGATCAACATACAACCAGGGAAAGTGAACGAATTGTGCGACTGCCATTATATTACGGAATGGGAGAAGAGACTGTCGATTATGTGGCGAGCCATGTCAAAAGCTATTTCAGGTCATAA
- a CDS encoding acyl-CoA dehydrogenase family protein, producing the protein MKRLADLNTMEERLDLMKETVKPFKQRGEIHDREGTFPFDNFNDLKDIGYPALTIPEKFGGLGISLCEMLKHQEIIAKADGSTALSIGWHMGITKHTGENESWDRKKFQAFADDVKETGALLNNAATEPATGSPTRGGKPQTTAKKSGNGWVITGRKTFTTMAPILSYAVVSASIENSDKVGNFLIRREREGVSVDETWDSTAMKASGSHDLVLENVHIGEDDLIGYLTPGKKAAAGWLLHIPACYLGIARAAQEYATIFASEYSPNSIQGTISELPNVKEKLGQMELRIMQSSSFLYSVAAKWDASSEMVRANMQPELGAVKVSVVNQAVEIVDLAMRVAGARSLSAKNPLQRYYRDVRAGIHNPPMDDMVISQLGGHALNRIK; encoded by the coding sequence ATGAAAAGATTAGCCGATTTAAATACGATGGAAGAACGTCTCGATCTAATGAAAGAGACAGTGAAGCCTTTTAAACAGCGTGGCGAAATACACGATCGGGAAGGAACATTCCCCTTTGATAACTTTAATGACCTGAAAGATATCGGGTATCCGGCCTTGACCATTCCCGAAAAATTCGGTGGATTAGGAATTTCTCTGTGCGAAATGCTTAAGCATCAGGAAATCATTGCGAAGGCAGACGGTTCAACAGCTCTTTCGATTGGCTGGCATATGGGTATTACGAAACATACAGGTGAAAATGAAAGCTGGGACCGGAAAAAATTCCAGGCATTTGCCGATGATGTCAAGGAAACCGGAGCACTGTTGAATAATGCAGCTACTGAACCTGCCACGGGAAGCCCTACGCGTGGCGGAAAACCTCAAACGACCGCCAAAAAATCCGGCAATGGCTGGGTAATTACTGGCCGAAAGACTTTTACAACGATGGCGCCAATTCTCTCGTACGCGGTTGTGAGTGCCTCCATTGAAAACTCAGATAAAGTGGGGAATTTTTTAATCAGGCGCGAACGCGAAGGTGTAAGCGTTGATGAAACGTGGGATTCTACCGCTATGAAGGCAAGCGGAAGTCATGACCTTGTTCTTGAAAACGTTCATATTGGCGAGGACGATTTGATTGGCTATCTGACTCCAGGCAAGAAGGCTGCTGCCGGATGGCTGCTGCATATCCCGGCATGTTACCTTGGCATTGCCCGTGCCGCACAGGAGTACGCAACCATTTTTGCTTCGGAATACTCACCAAACAGCATTCAAGGAACGATTTCGGAATTGCCGAATGTGAAAGAAAAACTGGGTCAGATGGAACTGCGCATCATGCAAAGTTCCAGTTTTCTGTACAGTGTCGCTGCAAAATGGGATGCAAGCAGTGAGATGGTAAGGGCAAACATGCAGCCAGAACTGGGAGCGGTTAAAGTGTCGGTGGTCAACCAGGCAGTGGAAATTGTTGACCTCGCAATGAGGGTGGCCGGAGCACGCAGTTTATCGGCAAAAAACCCGCTCCAACGCTACTACCGCGACGTCCGTGCCGGAATCCATAACCCGCCAATGGATGACATGGTAATCTCGCAACTAGGTGGTCATGCCTTAAACAGGATAAAATAA
- the dat gene encoding D-amino-acid transaminase: MSKILFNNEIIERENIVDIEDRAYQFGDGIYEVIGVYNGKPLMLDEHMERLERSAREIRLDLPESTAQLKQKLEELVSVNKLEEGIIYMQISRGIASREHYFPGDDVSSVTVAYTREEDRMTDVEDQGAKAVLVDDIRWLRCDIKTLNLLPNAMAKQEAVENDAVEAILHRGETVTEASASNVFMVKNGELYTHPADNYILNGITRKKLLQLAAELGIKTNEETFTVDELLAADEVFVSATKLDVIPILQVDNHTIGDGSPGNVTKKLVKAFRSLYEENAESKA, from the coding sequence ATGAGTAAAATATTATTCAATAATGAGATAATCGAGCGGGAAAATATTGTGGATATTGAAGACCGCGCCTATCAGTTTGGTGACGGGATCTATGAGGTTATCGGTGTTTACAATGGTAAGCCATTAATGCTTGATGAGCATATGGAGCGGTTGGAAAGAAGTGCCCGCGAAATCCGGCTGGATCTGCCTGAATCGACCGCACAGCTGAAACAGAAGCTGGAAGAACTTGTGTCTGTCAACAAATTGGAAGAGGGCATTATTTATATGCAGATATCCAGGGGAATTGCATCACGGGAACATTATTTCCCGGGTGATGATGTATCATCAGTAACTGTTGCATATACGCGGGAAGAAGACAGGATGACCGATGTGGAGGATCAGGGTGCAAAAGCTGTGCTTGTTGATGATATCCGCTGGCTGCGTTGTGACATAAAGACATTGAATCTATTGCCAAATGCAATGGCCAAACAGGAAGCAGTGGAAAATGATGCAGTTGAAGCAATCCTGCACAGAGGTGAAACGGTAACGGAAGCAAGTGCATCGAATGTATTTATGGTAAAAAATGGTGAATTGTATACACATCCGGCTGATAACTATATTTTAAATGGGATTACTCGAAAAAAATTACTGCAATTGGCTGCCGAACTGGGAATAAAAACTAATGAGGAAACGTTTACCGTTGATGAATTGCTTGCAGCTGATGAAGTGTTTGTTTCGGCGACAAAACTGGATGTCATCCCAATTTTACAGGTGGATAATCACACGATTGGCGATGGTTCGCCGGGAAATGTCACCAAAAAACTGGTAAAAGCATTCCGTTCGCTTTATGAGGAAAATGCTGAAAGCAAAGCGTAG
- the alr gene encoding alanine racemase: MRQTARITSHNPTVAEVDLGAFHENVRNIKKRIHDDSMLMAVIKTNAYGHGVVPIGKEAVKAGADRLGVTAVEEGAALRESGVDVPIHLLGSITFEQAGDVIEYELTPFVASTELAKTISAEAIKRNVTLPLHVKMDTGLHRFGMEPGEVLSFCETCYDLPGISWEGIYTHFSSADEGEWEKTEQEYQLFHDTVAELESNGFHFPIKHVAASTITLERQDMHLGMVRPGIALFGYAPAPRQRKMVRLKPVMRLRSKLVRVRELPPETPVGYGGSYVTKKKEKIAVVPIGLGDGYHLALSNKGQMLVRGQRAGIVGSISLDQTLIDVTNIDGVSEGDEVIVMGRQGDNEILAPQIADWMGSNVDEVLASLMMRVQREYI, encoded by the coding sequence ATGCGGCAGACAGCAAGGATAACATCCCATAATCCGACGGTGGCGGAAGTCGACCTTGGTGCCTTTCATGAAAACGTCCGGAATATAAAAAAACGGATACATGATGACAGTATGCTAATGGCGGTAATTAAGACGAATGCATATGGTCATGGAGTTGTGCCGATCGGCAAGGAAGCTGTCAAAGCCGGGGCTGACCGCCTCGGGGTTACGGCAGTAGAGGAAGGTGCAGCGCTTCGCGAAAGTGGTGTCGATGTACCGATTCATTTGCTGGGTTCCATCACATTTGAACAGGCCGGTGATGTGATTGAATATGAATTGACCCCATTTGTTGCATCCACTGAACTGGCAAAAACGATAAGTGCGGAAGCGATAAAGCGAAATGTAACGTTGCCTCTGCATGTCAAAATGGACACGGGGCTGCACCGGTTTGGAATGGAGCCGGGCGAGGTGCTGTCCTTTTGTGAAACCTGCTATGATCTTCCTGGCATAAGCTGGGAAGGCATTTATACACACTTTTCCAGTGCCGACGAAGGTGAATGGGAAAAAACGGAACAGGAATATCAACTGTTTCATGATACTGTGGCGGAATTGGAAAGTAATGGGTTTCATTTTCCAATCAAGCATGTAGCAGCATCGACCATTACACTTGAGCGTCAGGATATGCACCTTGGTATGGTACGCCCCGGTATTGCGTTGTTTGGCTATGCTCCTGCACCACGCCAACGGAAAATGGTCCGGTTAAAACCGGTTATGCGCCTGCGGTCAAAGCTTGTCAGGGTGCGGGAATTGCCGCCTGAAACCCCTGTCGGTTACGGCGGCAGTTATGTCACCAAAAAAAAGGAAAAAATTGCAGTTGTTCCAATCGGCCTTGGTGATGGGTACCATCTCGCGCTATCCAACAAGGGTCAGATGCTTGTCAGGGGACAACGAGCTGGAATTGTCGGTTCTATCTCATTGGATCAGACGCTGATTGATGTCACCAATATTGATGGAGTCTCAGAAGGCGACGAAGTCATTGTCATGGGCAGACAGGGTGATAATGAAATTCTTGCTCCACAAATTGCTGACTGGATGGGCAGTAATGTTGATGAAGTTTTAGCAAGTTTGATGATGCGGGTCCAGCGAGAATATATTTAA
- a CDS encoding Na+/H+ antiporter NhaC family protein — MDFLSIVPPLAAVALAIVTKRVLMSLFISIWIGGMIAAGGDPFAGVGITFTWMKDVMTDPWNARFLVMTALLGTGAAFMFKTGGSAGLIKMLEKKLTSAKRVQFLAYILGIVIFFNDYVNTVIVGNASKDITAKHKVSREKLSYILDSTAAPMATLGPVSDWIGFQVSLIAAAFAGLSITGAEPYFVFLQSIPWNFYAILCLLAVPMIIAMKDFGPMAKAEHRAKTTGKLIPEDSTPLSSVDQDLGEPFKKEGSVWNFILPLATLIGVSVWALWFTGGGAEGKSIMDALADTKVAVSLTWGAFSMTLVGMIIALFQGMDLKTCEDTLLGGIRTMLPALIIIVLAWSIGTVTSELGTAEYVVSVTESWMTAALIPFLIFIIGMFISFATGTSWGTMSILTPIAIPLAYSFGGIELVQIIIGAVFAGAIFGDHVSPISDTTVMSSIFAESDHIAHVNTQIPYALVPAGIAAVLFLSYSIVGNGFVLLIAGIIIQFFLIRYLGNRQQQKTKNEERLHA; from the coding sequence ATGGACTTTTTATCTATTGTACCACCGCTTGCTGCTGTCGCTTTGGCAATTGTCACGAAACGGGTACTAATGTCATTGTTTATCAGTATCTGGATTGGAGGGATGATTGCAGCAGGCGGTGATCCGTTTGCGGGTGTCGGGATAACGTTTACCTGGATGAAAGACGTGATGACGGATCCGTGGAATGCGCGCTTCCTGGTAATGACAGCGTTACTTGGGACTGGGGCCGCATTCATGTTTAAAACTGGTGGGTCCGCCGGGCTGATCAAAATGCTGGAAAAAAAACTGACATCAGCTAAACGTGTCCAATTTTTAGCATACATTTTAGGGATCGTGATTTTTTTCAATGATTATGTCAATACCGTTATTGTTGGGAATGCTTCTAAAGATATTACCGCGAAGCATAAAGTTTCAAGGGAAAAACTGTCGTACATATTGGATTCAACAGCAGCACCAATGGCAACACTTGGACCTGTCTCGGACTGGATTGGTTTTCAGGTCTCGTTGATTGCCGCTGCTTTTGCTGGTTTAAGTATCACCGGGGCTGAGCCATATTTTGTCTTCCTGCAGTCGATTCCTTGGAATTTTTATGCGATACTATGTTTGTTGGCTGTTCCAATGATTATTGCCATGAAGGATTTTGGACCGATGGCAAAAGCGGAGCACCGGGCGAAAACGACAGGTAAATTAATTCCGGAGGATTCAACCCCATTATCATCAGTGGACCAGGATTTGGGTGAGCCTTTTAAAAAAGAAGGAAGTGTATGGAACTTTATTTTACCGCTTGCAACACTTATTGGCGTAAGTGTCTGGGCATTGTGGTTCACGGGTGGCGGCGCTGAAGGAAAGTCCATCATGGATGCGTTGGCTGATACAAAGGTTGCAGTATCCCTGACATGGGGTGCATTTTCGATGACGTTAGTGGGTATGATTATTGCACTTTTTCAGGGGATGGATTTGAAAACATGCGAAGACACACTCCTGGGCGGGATACGGACGATGCTGCCGGCACTGATTATTATTGTGTTGGCATGGTCGATTGGTACCGTCACTTCGGAATTGGGAACTGCTGAATATGTTGTCAGTGTGACGGAAAGCTGGATGACAGCAGCACTTATTCCGTTTCTGATATTTATTATTGGCATGTTCATCTCGTTTGCTACAGGCACATCATGGGGGACGATGTCTATTCTGACACCGATTGCCATTCCGCTTGCCTATAGTTTTGGCGGTATAGAGCTAGTGCAAATTATAATAGGTGCCGTATTTGCCGGGGCAATCTTCGGTGACCATGTTTCCCCAATTTCGGATACTACCGTTATGTCATCGATATTTGCTGAATCAGATCATATCGCACACGTCAATACACAAATCCCATATGCATTGGTGCCTGCAGGAATTGCTGCAGTATTATTCCTTTCCTATTCTATAGTTGGAAATGGTTTTGTGCTTCTGATTGCGGGGATTATTATTCAGTTCTTCCTGATTCGGTATCTGGGCAACCGGCAACAACAAAAAACAAAGAATGAGGAAAGACTGCACGCCTGA
- a CDS encoding DUF6044 family protein has translation MSKAISGHKLILLACLIIAAYLMPYLILGEDTHIRVHDNLDSNIVWYKLLVESGQFFSTGTLPNVINGLPRSTLASPFDIVVWLYVLFEPITAYTIGQAVMRFAAFFGMYLLLRRWIRQPWITVGTALGFALLPYWPSGLLSIAGLPLALHIFLNIRKHGWNVRKYNWVILFLLPFFSSFILTFVFFLGLIGLLWLIDRFRLHKFNWPFFTAIAGMTVLYLAKNYILIYGMFFSDGFTSHRENLNLGHNNLTDTFELFADNFINGHTHDMAVQTYIIIPVIGLAFLVAARHNIKPRLLTALFLFNAFLSLWYAFWYWEGWRIVKENFMIANTFNFSRIHFLDPMIWYICFALALWILWRHLPFGKVLVSVLMVVQLGILIGLNEEIKYSSIDTPTFAEFYSVDLFDDIQEYIGKDQSEYRVVSIAMHPTIAQYNGFFTLDTYNNSFPLSYKQKFRKIIAPELEKNKTLKNYYDTWGSRLYMYVAELGKHYLFTKQSDEVIDNLEINTSALRKLGGDYVFSALPIENYQENGLSFERSFTAAGSGSPWKIYLYKVEPD, from the coding sequence ATGTCAAAAGCTATTTCAGGTCATAAACTCATTCTGCTTGCCTGCCTGATTATTGCCGCATATTTGATGCCTTATTTGATCCTTGGCGAGGATACACATATTCGTGTCCACGACAATCTTGATTCAAACATTGTCTGGTATAAACTTCTTGTTGAAAGCGGCCAGTTTTTTTCAACGGGAACGTTGCCGAATGTCATTAACGGGCTGCCGCGAAGCACACTTGCTTCCCCTTTTGATATAGTGGTCTGGCTTTATGTACTTTTTGAGCCGATAACTGCATATACAATCGGTCAGGCGGTAATGCGGTTTGCTGCGTTTTTTGGCATGTATCTTTTGTTGCGGCGATGGATCCGCCAGCCTTGGATAACAGTAGGAACAGCTTTAGGGTTCGCCCTGCTCCCTTATTGGCCATCAGGACTTCTGTCAATTGCGGGATTGCCACTCGCCCTGCATATTTTTCTAAATATCCGAAAGCACGGCTGGAATGTTCGAAAGTATAATTGGGTAATTCTATTTTTGCTTCCGTTTTTTTCAAGTTTTATCTTAACCTTTGTATTTTTCCTTGGTTTGATTGGGCTGCTCTGGCTGATAGACCGGTTTCGTCTTCACAAGTTTAATTGGCCGTTTTTTACAGCCATCGCAGGCATGACGGTACTGTATCTTGCCAAAAACTATATTCTGATTTATGGCATGTTTTTCAGTGATGGATTCACGTCGCACCGGGAGAATCTTAATCTAGGCCATAACAATTTAACTGATACGTTTGAATTGTTTGCAGACAATTTTATTAACGGACATACACATGACATGGCTGTCCAAACGTATATTATCATTCCGGTTATTGGTCTGGCATTTCTGGTTGCTGCCCGGCATAATATCAAACCGAGGCTGCTCACTGCGCTGTTTTTGTTCAATGCATTTCTTTCCCTCTGGTATGCTTTCTGGTACTGGGAAGGCTGGCGCATTGTCAAAGAGAACTTCATGATTGCCAACACGTTTAATTTCAGCCGAATCCATTTTCTTGACCCGATGATTTGGTATATTTGTTTTGCCCTGGCATTGTGGATTTTGTGGAGACACCTGCCGTTTGGGAAAGTGCTTGTTTCCGTATTGATGGTGGTACAGCTGGGGATTCTTATTGGGCTGAATGAAGAAATCAAATACAGTAGCATTGACACCCCAACGTTTGCTGAATTTTATTCGGTCGATTTGTTCGATGATATACAGGAATACATCGGGAAGGATCAATCTGAATATCGGGTTGTCAGCATTGCCATGCATCCGACGATTGCCCAGTACAACGGATTTTTTACGCTTGATACGTATAATAATAGCTTTCCGCTCTCCTATAAGCAAAAATTCCGGAAAATCATCGCCCCGGAACTGGAAAAAAATAAAACACTCAAAAATTACTATGACACATGGGGAAGCCGACTTTATATGTATGTTGCAGAACTCGGCAAGCATTATCTGTTCACGAAGCAGAGTGATGAAGTAATTGATAACCTGGAAATAAACACATCAGCACTACGGAAGCTTGGTGGTGATTACGTTTTTTCAGCACTGCCGATTGAAAATTATCAGGAAAATGGTTTGTCATTTGAACGCAGCTTCACAGCTGCAGGTTCGGGGTCCCCATGGAAAATATACTTATATAAAGTGGAACCTGATTAA
- a CDS encoding EamA family transporter: MGYLYIFGTIFFTVYGQLVLKWKIDQAGSLPQEWMEKLLFLLQLLLNPWILSGFMSAFVASLFWMAAMTKFNISYAYPFMSLSFVLVFLLSVFLFGDPVTGKKVLGLALIVAGIIVTSQSL; this comes from the coding sequence ATGGGATACCTCTATATTTTCGGAACGATTTTTTTTACCGTCTACGGACAACTGGTGCTGAAATGGAAAATTGATCAAGCCGGCAGTCTTCCCCAGGAATGGATGGAAAAGCTGCTGTTCCTGCTGCAGCTTTTGCTTAATCCGTGGATTTTGTCAGGTTTTATGTCGGCATTTGTCGCATCATTGTTCTGGATGGCAGCCATGACCAAATTTAATATCAGTTATGCTTACCCGTTTATGAGTTTGTCATTTGTTCTGGTTTTTCTGTTGTCGGTATTTTTATTTGGGGATCCGGTGACAGGAAAAAAAGTACTCGGTTTGGCCCTGATTGTAGCGGGCATTATCGTAACGAGCCAATCTTTGTGA